In the Oncorhynchus gorbuscha isolate QuinsamMale2020 ecotype Even-year linkage group LG05, OgorEven_v1.0, whole genome shotgun sequence genome, one interval contains:
- the psat1 gene encoding phosphoserine aminotransferase, whose translation MDKKQTINFGAGPAKLPQSVLLQAQKELLDYNGSGVSVLEMSHRSSDFTKIMNTTENLLRELLSIPDNYKVMFFQGGGTGQFSAVPLNLIGLKEDRCADYLVTGTWSSNAAKEAEKYGKVNVVHPKLDTYTKIPDPSSWSLTPGSSYVYYCCNETVHGVEYNFIPETHGAVLVSDMSSNFLSRPVDVSKFGLIFAGAQKNVGCAGVAVVIVREDLIDHALTECPIVLNYQVQAQNNSLYNTPACFSIYIMSLVLEWIKNNGGVDAMETLNKKKSSMIYDIINSSNHFYTCPVDVACRSRMNVPFRVGKKQGDETLEKEFLDGASKLGMISLKGHRSVGGIRASLYNAVTVEDAQALANYMKEFLKAHQ comes from the exons ATGGACAAAAAACAGACCATTAACTTCGGCGCTGGACCTGCAAAACTACCACAGTCT GTGCTGTTACAGGCGCAGAAAGAACTGCTCGACTATAATGGTAGCGGAGTCAGTGTCCTGG AGATGAGCCATCGGTCGTCGGACTTCACCAAGATCATGAACACCACAGAAAACCTGTTGCGGGAGCTACT gagtaTCCCAGACAACTACAAAGTCATGTTCTTCCAGGGGGGCGGGACGGGCCAGTTTAGTGCCGTCCCCCTCAATCTGATTGGTCTAAAGGAGGACAGGTGTGCTGATTACCTAGTGACGGGCACCTGGTCGTCCAATGCTGCCAAGGAAGCTGAGAAATACGGCAAGGTCAACGTGGTTCACCCCAAACTGGACACCTACACCA AGATCCCTGACCCCAGCAGTTGGTCGTTGACCCCTGGATCGTCCTACGTGTATTACTGCTGCAACGAGACAGTGCACGGCGTGGAGTACAACTTCATCCCCGAAACCCACGGAGCCGTCCTGGTCTCTGACATGTCATCTAACTTCCTGTCCCGACCCGTCGACGTTTCCAAG TTTGGGCTGATCTTCGCTGGGGCTCAGAAGAACGTGGGCTGTGCTGGTGTTGCTGTGGTGATCGTGAGAGAGGATCTCATTGACCACGCCCTGACGGAGTGTCCCATTGTCCTTAACTACCAAGTGCAGGCTCAGAACAACTCCCTGTACAACACACCAGCCTGcttcag tatCTACATCATGAGTCTGGTTCTGGAGTGGATAAAGAACAACGGAGGTGTTGACGCCATGGAAACGCTCAACAAGAAGAAGTCCAGTATGATCTATGATATCATCAACTCCTCCAACCACTTCTACAC GTGTCCGGTGGACGTGGCGTGTCGTAGTCGTATGAACGTTCCGTTCCGCGTGGGGAAGAAACAGGGTGACGAAACTCTGGAGAAGGAGTTCCTGGATGGAGCCTCCAAACTGGGGATGATCTCACTGAAAgggcacag GTCAGTGGGAGGAATACGTGCGTCTCTCTACAACGCTGTGACAGTGGAAGACGCTCAGGCTCTGGCCAATTACATGAAGGAGTTCCTCAAGGCGCACCAATAG